One Ranitomeya imitator isolate aRanImi1 chromosome 1, aRanImi1.pri, whole genome shotgun sequence DNA window includes the following coding sequences:
- the SRP14 gene encoding signal recognition particle 14 kDa protein: protein MVLLESEQFLTELTRLFQKCRTTGSVFITLKKYDGRTKPIPKKGHIEGFEPADNKCLLRATDGKRKISTVVSSKEVNKFQMAYSNLLRANMDGLKKKDKKSKAKKSGAAQ, encoded by the exons ATGGTTCTGCTGGAGAGTGAGCAG ttTTTAACAGAGCTCACACGTCTGTTCCAGAAATGCCGAACCACTGGAAGTGTCTTTATCACATTAAAGAAAT ATGATGGCCGGACGAAGCCAATTCCTAAGAAGGGCCATATAGAAGGCTTTGAACCAGCTGACAATAAATGTCTTTTGAGAGCCACCGATGGAAAAAGGAAGATCAGCACTGTG GTCAGCTCCAAAGAAGTAAACAAGTTTCAGATG GCTTATTCCAACCTACTACGTGCAAATATGGATGGACTGAAAAAGAAGGATAAGAAAAGTAAAGCCAAGAAAAGCGGCGCCGCCCAGTAA